ttttaaattttattttaaaaatactcataaaattaaataatttaagttataaaaatatttaataacactACACATAATTtaagagttatttttttttatcaatgaatgtaattgtttttttttaagaacaatGAATGTAACTATTTATAAGCTAATAAACTCAACCACTTGCATAAAAAATGAGTGGACTATTTCATTAATAGAGTTCATACTTCATAATAAATTGAGagtataaaaagtaattaataattaatccgcttaaaattatattcacaattcttttaattagaattaaaaaaatgaactcaTTTGTTTGTtctataaaagagagaaaaaaaaatcaaattatatatatatatatatatatatatatatatatatatatatatatatatcataattttaaatattaatttttttaatcaataactaTGAGTATATTTTATTCTCTGAAACATACCCCTCATGTTGGAATCAAATTCATGTTATAAAATGTTCACTAGCATCAAAAGTCCTATGACTATGTCGgtgtttatgagtaattggcgACCACGCGCCAACAAAAGTGTCTATCGCTTGTACTATCCACCTCATTCTCTAACGTATTAAGTTTGGATATATCTTAGTGGTCGTAATAGTGACTCCCCCATTTTAGCCGTGGTCATCTTAGTGTGAGATAAGCCTATAGAAGACGACGACCACGAAGCAAAATGTTTGATCAACATTCAAATTCAATATGTTTATCCAATATcaagagagagaataaaaacagaaaaatatatataagtacaaTAGGATTTATGatgtaataagaaaaatgataaaaaaaataaaaaatactaataaaatatataaaattataagttattCATGTATTTCTACTCGatgataaaaatggtcattctCCTTGTTGTATCAGAGTAGAAAAAATATCgagaaaaattacaatatcaatatgaatataatatttcaaaaaataaaagataagagtTAATGTTTCTTGCacttttcataaattttttaattgtaggaaaatttaaaaataaaaaataataaaagataagagTTAATGTTTCTTGCAACTACAACAAATGGCAAACCTTAGCTTCTTGGGGGTCACACTTAAGGcgtcattttttctttaaatttgggTTTAGATTCTAGATGACACTCGGTTGATGtcataataaaatttcttaaaaatgcaGAGATACAAGATCACATATTTATGCATGAGGTGTAGTAATTCTGAGATACAACCTACAACTACGTAACTAACATCCTAAGTAACTAGTGGATTACAAACTTATCAGAGCGTTCATAGGTGAACTATATCCTTATCCAATCTTTATCTACTAgtcagaataaaaataaaaataaaatctttatcTACTAGTTACGTGACTCATTTACTGCACCCTTGTTCCTATAACCATTTTTGTTAACGTCATGTGATAACCCATTGGCCAAATTCAAAGTACTTCAATTAGCTGTAACGAAAAAGGGGGTAAGTAAAAGCCAAATTAAGAACTCATTTGTAACTGTAACGAGTTGTCTTGGTGATGCATGGGGCATATAGAGGCATGGAACATTGCATGGGAAAACAAAGTAATAATGATTATAGTTAATTTCATTTAGATTGACAAAGAGCTACCTACATTACAATTTCCCGCACCTCTCTAAATGAATTTATTATCCTGAAAGAATAGAATTACAGAATAAgtcaaaaaattaaagatacttTACACACTAGCTATTTATCAGAGCATCAATGACTAGAACGATGCCATATTCTACATACATGACCCTCAACAGAAAATGTGCATTCCTTTCTGAACGAAAATCACATATGTTaagcaaaatcaaataaaaattacaaaagaaaagaattttataCCAGGAACTACTCAAAACAAATGGTGTTTTAAAATCATCATGATGCTGTTACTGCAAGCATAGATGAATTAGAACTTTCCTCGTCTGGTGGGGGCTTAATGTATTTCCCTATCACTTGTTGGCGATGACGCTTCCTCATTCTGTTTTGTTTCTCTATACTCTTCTGCTTCCtcttttccttctccttctGCCTTAAGCTTCTCTCTCTGTCAAATATACCTTGCCAAAATACTTCGCCCGTTGACGGCCACAACCAATGTCTTGCAGGATCCTCAGAATCTGATAACTCTGCCAAGTCCTCATCCATGCTCTTAAGTGTGCTGTATGAGAACCATTTGATCCACATTTGACCTCTGCGGCTCGGGAACTTGTGTTGTTCCTGCATTAGACCTGTCTCAGGGTCCACAAACACCATCCTTCTGGCACTGTGGTATGTCCACACATTCACAAGAAGCTCGAGAAGCCGTGAATAGCAATGCTTATCCTGGAATTAGAATTTATCCATGCTTTTGAAACAAGAGGAGCAAGAATAACCAGCAAGGATATAGTGTACTTCAAAGTAAATCTACTGTATTATAATTTAGAACACACAACTCACCAGCCCCCACTATCTCAATCAAACATACTCAATATTCTCTCCTGTTCTACATGTGCATTAAAAAATCTCTCAATATCTCAAACTACCCTTTCTATATCTGTTTGACCTTTTTTATCTCAAACAAACAACTCCCCAGGATATAGTGCACAAATGTACAATCTACTCCTTTTATCTCTAAATTgaattctaataattttttcaaaattaattaattgttaaacaTAATCTTATATCAcaacttatattatttattataaattcaaatataattttatgtatttaaagatatttatttatttatttgtcatcTGGAACAGCCCTGGCACaacggtaaagttgtgccttggtgaccaGTTATTGcaacaatgtttttaaaaacACATGTCAACCTACAGACTGTTGGAATTTTGAGTTATCACTTATCAGTTAAGAATGGAGTGAACACATCCAAATACCATTAACTAACATTAACCatccattattttattcaaaccaTGGAGTTAGAAGCTTCAAGAGgaaatattagaaataaatGAGGAATTTAAAAGCCATCCACTTATTAGGCTTGTATTCtttatttacatgtttttgttaACATAAGTACATAACTACATAAGTCCTTAGGGTTGATGTTAATAAGTCAAAAgtggaaataaaaattattggaaAAATGACATTTATTACATTGGAAATACAAAAgccatttatttcctttttaaccCAATAAAAACTTTCCACTTTTGGTTTCTTAATGTCAGCCCTAATCCATATTCAAAAGACAATATTTAAATAGATTCCTTAAAAAAACCATTAGTTAAAACCATTTCCACATAAGTGTATCaacgtgaaaaaaaaaactgttttaaaaaaCGATTTTTTATCAGAAAGATATTAAACCATGAGCAGAAAATGGCCAAAAACCAAACCAACAAAGTAAACTAATTCTGAGGTAGCAAATTACTTTTGACAAACTCAAAGAACAGCGTCCTGTTGAATGGTGTTCATCATACATTTGCGCATCCAATGCATCCACAAACATTCTGCACAAATGGTAGTTTACATCAGTTACTTAACTCTCAAACAAGTTACAAGAGagcaattttcttattttacaaaatgaaCTAAGTTTACCTAGAGAACATTACAAACTCCATAAACGATCTCGTAGGCAGAGCCCAACTCTGCATGACAGACCATGTGTCACCATCTACAGGCATGGGAGGCAAAGAATCCACAGCATCTTTTACCCCATACATTCTCCTCATGGCTTTTGAGAAAGTAAGCCTTCACTCAAAACACAATTGTAGAAAAAGTGAAGCTATatctttaaaaatgtaaaaggcaACAAAAAGCAAGGATCAACACTCAAACTTCCATGTACTCAAGAAACAAACATATTGGGTTTAAGAGATCATACTTGCAATTTCCAGCATTAACAGCATCACAAAATGACCAAAAGTCCGTTTGCAAAGGGTTTTGTGAATACATATCCATTCGCACCCAAAAATATAGTGCATCCCCATACCTTTTGGATTGGATAGCATCTAATAATGCATTTTCAGCAGTTATGGACAAAGATGCCTGTTAAAACCCAACACCAGAAGTCAAAAAACCCACAAGACAAGAAATTGAATGTATCTTTTCCATTCAAGTCATCTTCCTACATTTCATCCTTCTAGTCTTCTACACAATCAATGCCAGTAATCAAAAGAAAGGAGAATAGAAACTGGTAAAGGTCCAGTTCAGAACACAAtatcatttttcctttttatatccACAATTTCAAAACCTCTAATTAGACAAAGAATCTCCAGCTTTAAATGCCTTATTATACCCACAATTAATACCTCTATATAAATAAGTTACAGGgaaaaggtaatataaaattagCATCACGAGTCCACATCCTTCAAACCAAAAATGATTGACaaggataaaattaatatttattaaaacaaaatccaatATACTCACAgatgaaaaagaatataaagatgCAGATCTCCAAAGAAATGAGATATGAAAAACAATCATATACCTTCCTTGCTGTTGCTCTCCAAGACTGGAATCCAATCCAAGCATTTTTGTGTAAACGGTCAATCCTGTTTGCAATTGCAAAAAAGGCTCCATATTCACCAAGTAAATCTCGATAGTAACCATTATTAAGCAGTGGAAGACGAGAAGGAGCATCGACATCATCTCTCCCTGGTCTTCGACCTTTACCGGACTGCAAACATCCAGTACATCATTGCATCAGATTGAAATCAGAAGCCACTCATTATAAGTTCTGAATAGAAAGCACAACTATTACAGAAAATACAAGCACACACAACTTACCAGGCCAATTCCTCGATAAAGAGATTTTTGATGTAGAAAAGACCAGGATCCTTCCCCAAAATAAGGTTCATAAATGCATAGCGGTTGTCCTGTCCGCTCAAGCTCTCCTTCATCTCTTTCGTGTAAATCATTCTTTAATCTATCAGCCTTCTTAGCACTTTTATATACATCCTCCCATGTCCCATGTGACTGCTCCGTTCTATCCTTCAACTGCATTGAAACTCAACATGAGTTAAGCTTAATCACCCAAAACGGAAGTCATGAAAGATTGAATACCCtgtttttcatttaatactttataAAGTACTAGGAGGACTATTAGGTGATGTTTTAGAAAGATATAGAATTACTCTTATATAAGTTAGAACATTTCTTGATCTCACCTCTTCATCCTCTCTCCTTTTTTTGGTAATGGCCAGTTgagtatatttttcttcttcccatATGCTATATACAAATATATCATTAGCTGCAACTGAAGGGGTGGATCTAGTTTTTTGAGAATGATTCCACTGGCCCTCGTATTTATCTAAAAACGTGTTACTTCTTAATACTCTATTTTGAAATGTCATATTAGGAACAGCTTCAAACAAATGCCACTGCCATTGTTCTTTAGCACTGGGGGGTATTTCTGAAACAGCCTTAGGTGGAGCAACCTCCGATGGAAGCCTGAGAACATTCTCAAGTAAAGATGCATATCCATCAATTGCTTCTGAAACCATAAGATTCTTTGCAGTGCTTCTCCCTATTGAGGCAATGTTGCGAGCCAAGGGTGATATTTTCCCTTTTGAGATCACTTCTAATAAAATTTGTCTCAGAACTCTAATATTATCCTTTGGGAAAAGATAGCCATTCACCCTGTCGTCAACCTAATTAATGTCAACAATACAGTCAGTGGTTTCCTCAGAAATATAtgatatgaaaaatgaaaaatttaaactcTTACTGTTTTaactacaaaataataataagtcaaAGTCTGGAGATGATTCATATTCAAGATTGACAAAAGTAACAAGAAGCAATATAGACCCAAGACatggttaaagaaaaaaaaattagagtgcTAACATACATATTTTCTGATCATGGGAACATCAGGAGCAATAATTGGTTTCTCAAAGGACATAGCTTTGATCAAAATCTCTGGAAAAGACTGTTCTTCAAGAAAGGATCCATATATCACTACATCTGATGTGCCAAGTACAGAATCGACATTCAAATCTCCTGCTATATGCTCTATAATACCTCTTGGATATTTCAAACTATGCGCCATGGTCTAATGAAACAGAATACAAGATAAGAAACTTCAAATTATTTAACCAAAAACAAAGAGAAGTATGATATATACCTTAAGAGCCACAGTGTAGTTATTTGTTAATTCCCCACTATGAACAATGATTCGTAGTTGTGCACTAGAATTAtctttgtttaaagggaagtcCGCCAGAAGTGGTTCTAAAGCCCGCAAAACAATGGCATGCCCCAACCACAGGCCCTTGTACAAAAATTGACTGCCCACTATTGCAATAATTACATCTTCTGGGCCATAGCCCATATTGACGCGCAAATTATCTTTCTGTAAGGCCATAAATGCTTCTGCTTCTAATGTTTCAGCAGGGGAACCAGGAATGACATAAAAATTTCCAGCATCAAATGCGGAGTAAATCATCTGTGGACATAAAAACATTAAGGTGTCATACTCAATAATGTCTAAACATAGTGAGATTTTACTTTGACGAGTCAGTTTACAAGTTATCATATGTTAGTTAATAACTATAAccataacatttatttattgtagAACTAAACTCAGGATAATAGTATTAGTAATTTAGTATGCAATATGAAACGTATTTACATCTTGTAAGTTGTAAATCAGACTTATTCCTAAATAAATGCTGAAGATGCAGTTAACAATGAGACAACTGTTTGAAAGTCAACATAGCAGGCAAATTATGAATCAATAGAGGAACGAATCACtacttgaaaatgaaattgcctTGTAACGCTCAGCATGCCTGGTGGTTGAGCAAGTGAAATTTAGGTAGACACCCTAGGTATGATTTCAATGTatcaaacattaaataaataatttgtccCATACATATTACCGGCAAGGCATAGTTTGGAAAGACAACAACTGTTGAACGATTGAAAACTCTTCCCCAATCATTCAAAACTTCAATCTGCCCATTAGTAGTATATTGTCTTGATCGATAAGCAAGAGCATTTTCATGAACGGCCCATATAAGTGGGATAGACTTGAAGGGTTCCTGCAAAAAACTGTAACAACTAAAATCATTCGTGTTACTTGAATGAGGATATTCATGCCAAAAACCCCAAATGCAATTCATTGGTGTAAAGTCAGTAAAGGATTCAGGTAACAACAACAATCAAGTATCATACCAAGAAAAGGCACCCTTGGCTTCTAGAGAGCTCACGATTATACCATCATAGCTGCAAAAATAAACAGACATTCTTATCAGTTGCAATGAGAATCTTTAATCCATCCAACCAAAACAGTAGATTTTCTCTGTCAGTAACATATTAAGAAACAAGCAAAAGTAAATTCACATGAATTCAGATATACTAAAGCAAACACAACTGCACCAAACTATTTTCAACGTTCAAATATTATAAGGATTAATACAAATCATTAACAAGACAAACTTCAAGATCAAGTAGCATTCTTTTTCACAAACTGAATATAAACATAACTAAAGGATAAAGAATTAATCAAGATTGTAATCTGGTTatataaaaacaagaaattatTTGACTCTAATTTTCCAATGAGTTGTGTTGTGTATACCTAAAACCAGAAGTGATACAAAACCACAAAGTAGAGAAGACATATAAAGCTCGAAAAGCTTAAACAGACTGTCATTTTATCAGCTGGAGTTACCACTTAGTTGGTTCATATTTTTAGACATTACAATTATACATTTATACTGTGCAAAATGCGTAGTCCAGAAGTAAAAATTAGAATAACAATCATACTTTAGCCAGTCTACGATGTTGTTGCGCTTATCACAAGCTCTAAGGACAATGACAGGAACTCTTAAATTTCTCCACACATTATGCCCTGGTCCATCTGCAAGTGAAAAGACCTGTGGGACATTGAAAATATTTGagctaaaataaacataatataaataattaaaaaatattgaaaatgatttggagGCAAACATCTTCTTAATGATTTTTTGGCCTCACTTTGACAAGTCACTAGATTCTTATGGACATCAGTCTACATTTCTAAACCCATAAATGCTTCAATTTTCAAACACTTGTCTAGCAAGGTTCTAGTAGAAGTTCTACGTAGAAGTTGAATGAATATCTCGTAGAAGTGTCTTTACTTATCCAATGAGGCATTTAAAAGTTGAAACCAATAGTAAAGTAAACACACACACCCGCACCCCAAGAGTTAATATTTGACCTATAATTCAACATCTCTATTTGTTTGTGTTCTCAATCTCATCTCTTCCAGAAATAAAGCACCATATTCAATCCCACACTAGTGCACATATCATAGAGAGACATTGTTCATTTAGCCGGTTCCCTAATCATTTTCCTTTGCCTAAATTCAAAAGTACTACTTTCCAGCATAAAAATCGAGAACAAACCATAAACGGGGTACCTGAATTTCATAGTCAATCTCTTGCAAAGCAGATGCAACTGTTACCATAAGCAATTGTTGCGAATCAACCAACAGCTCTCCAAACACCttcaaaagaaatcaaaatgacattaaaaatgtcaagagagaaataaaataaaataaaactccaTGGATCAATCAATAACAAGGAAAAACTCTTAAACCACTAAAACATTACT
The Glycine max cultivar Williams 82 chromosome 16, Glycine_max_v4.0, whole genome shotgun sequence genome window above contains:
- the LOC100807455 gene encoding uncharacterized protein isoform X1, with translation MGSLESGIPLKKGSLFGSQFSRKEKNPFSHRFRSSFSRLLFKKLDYVQWICTVVVFLCLVVVFQMFLPGSVVQNSGEEFLKDVRMRSDNFLQYGDIHKVLLDIGEDAVFLPKISEKFSRGSGGRDVDFFNHTVQHYGYRKPQLALVFGELLVDSQQLLMVTVASALQEIDYEIQVFSLADGPGHNVWRNLRVPVIVLRACDKRNNIVDWLNYDGIIVSSLEAKGAFSCFLQEPFKSIPLIWAVHENALAYRSRQYTTNGQIEVLNDWGRVFNRSTVVVFPNYALPMIYSAFDAGNFYVIPGSPAETLEAEAFMALQKDNLRVNMGYGPEDVIIAIVGSQFLYKGLWLGHAIVLRALEPLLADFPLNKDNSSAQLRIIVHSGELTNNYTVALKTMAHSLKYPRGIIEHIAGDLNVDSVLGTSDVVIYGSFLEEQSFPEILIKAMSFEKPIIAPDVPMIRKYVDDRVNGYLFPKDNIRVLRQILLEVISKGKISPLARNIASIGRSTAKNLMVSEAIDGYASLLENVLRLPSEVAPPKAVSEIPPSAKEQWQWHLFEAVPNMTFQNRVLRSNTFLDKYEGQWNHSQKTRSTPSVAANDIFVYSIWEEEKYTQLAITKKRREDEELKDRTEQSHGTWEDVYKSAKKADRLKNDLHERDEGELERTGQPLCIYEPYFGEGSWSFLHQKSLYRGIGLSGKGRRPGRDDVDAPSRLPLLNNGYYRDLLGEYGAFFAIANRIDRLHKNAWIGFQSWRATARKASLSITAENALLDAIQSKRYGDALYFWVRMDMYSQNPLQTDFWSFCDAVNAGNCKLTFSKAMRRMYGVKDAVDSLPPMPVDGDTWSVMQSWALPTRSFMEFVMFSRMFVDALDAQMYDEHHSTGRCSLSLSKDKHCYSRLLELLVNVWTYHSARRMVFVDPETGLMQEQHKFPSRRGQMWIKWFSYSTLKSMDEDLAELSDSEDPARHWLWPSTGEVFWQGIFDRERSLRQKEKEKRKQKSIEKQNRMRKRHRQQVIGKYIKPPPDEESSNSSMLAVTAS
- the LOC100807455 gene encoding uncharacterized protein isoform X2 gives rise to the protein MGSLESGIPLKKGSLFGSQFSRKEKNPFSHRFRSSFSRLLFKKLDYVQWICTVVVFLCLVVVFQMFLPGSVVQNSGEEFLKDVRMRSDNFLQYGDIHKVLLDIGEDAVFLPKISEKFSRGSGGRDVDFFNHTVQHYGYRKPQLALVFGELLVDSQQLLMVTVASALQEIDYEIQVFSLADGPGHNVWRNLRVPVIVLRACDKRNNIVDWLNYDGIIVSSLEAKGAFSCFLQEPFKSIPLIWAVHENALAYRSRQYTTNGQIEVLNDWGRVFNRSTVVVFPNYALPMIYSAFDAGNFYVIPGSPAETLEAEAFMALQKDNLRVNMGYGPEDVIIAIVGSQFLYKGLWLGHAIVLRALEPLLADFPLNKDNSSAQLRIIVHSGELTNNYTVALKVDDRVNGYLFPKDNIRVLRQILLEVISKGKISPLARNIASIGRSTAKNLMVSEAIDGYASLLENVLRLPSEVAPPKAVSEIPPSAKEQWQWHLFEAVPNMTFQNRVLRSNTFLDKYEGQWNHSQKTRSTPSVAANDIFVYSIWEEEKYTQLAITKKRREDEELKDRTEQSHGTWEDVYKSAKKADRLKNDLHERDEGELERTGQPLCIYEPYFGEGSWSFLHQKSLYRGIGLSGKGRRPGRDDVDAPSRLPLLNNGYYRDLLGEYGAFFAIANRIDRLHKNAWIGFQSWRATARKASLSITAENALLDAIQSKRYGDALYFWVRMDMYSQNPLQTDFWSFCDAVNAGNCKLTFSKAMRRMYGVKDAVDSLPPMPVDGDTWSVMQSWALPTRSFMEFVMFSRMFVDALDAQMYDEHHSTGRCSLSLSKDKHCYSRLLELLVNVWTYHSARRMVFVDPETGLMQEQHKFPSRRGQMWIKWFSYSTLKSMDEDLAELSDSEDPARHWLWPSTGEVFWQGIFDRERSLRQKEKEKRKQKSIEKQNRMRKRHRQQVIGKYIKPPPDEESSNSSMLAVTAS